ATTAATAAAATACCGAACAGGTAGGGGGTCCAGAGGAAGCTTTCAAGGCAGCAGAATCATTGTTTCTTTCCATGGGCAGAGCTTCCATTTATTGTGGTGGCGCAGGAAACGGCTCGGTATGTTGCCCTTACAGTTTATATATTACGGAGTACTACTATAAGATGGTGCCATTGTTTGAGGCCATTAACTTTAATATAACTAGTCCATAATTCAAAAGTTACTCGGACTCAGAGGTTGTTGCAGTATACTTAATTCAGAATTTGGCGGATTTTGATTCTGGTTTTCAGATGGGGTTTGTCCCCAGTTCTTTTTTGTTTATACACATTTCACTCAGACTCAGAGGTTGTTGCAGTAACATATCAGTAACGCTCTTTAAGACCTAGGGCTTGCTTCTCTTCTGGTGGGCAGGACTCAGGAGTGGGGCTGGTGATGGCTATGTTACTAAGACTCAAAGAAATATGTCAGCATACATATCTATATGCTGGACTCTCCATTTCTAAAATTTTGAGAAAATGGATGTTTTAAAAGGACGAAGAGATTGTGAGACGAGATTCAAAATTGTCTTAACTCATACTGTATCGCTTTATGTCTTCTCTTCCTATCTCCACTACTAGAAGTGCTGGAATGGTAAATCTCGTGTTCGGATTTCATACATGCACCCTTGAATGTCATATCACATGTGGGTATGGCCCCAAAATGGAAATGTTGAAGTAACATATGGTGGTGGTGGCTGTGTGGGGCTTCAGGTGAGTGGTGCTGCTGTGTTAATTATCGATTGTTCCTTCTGATGGTGTCTGGTTATTCATCACGGGGGTCATTTGTGCTGCTGTCTTAGTTGCCAGTTGTTCCTTCTGGAGGTGTACTTTTCTTATTGTAAGGAGTAGGACTAGGGGCTTCAAGTTCTCATACTATAAGGAAGTCTCGCTTTAGAAGTGCTCAAAAGTTTATTGTGCTTTCGACCATGCCCTTTTCAGATCTTCTCCTTGTGTTTGAGAATTTGAGATCCCCTTCTCATTGTAGACCTTCCCCTGTGACTAAATTTGTGGATCTTACATATTATCTGTTGTtgtcgaccccaaatcattttgggattaaggctctgatgttgttgtttacATATTATCTGTCACAAATCAGTCAGCCTGAATGTTATAATCTCACTGCCATTTTTGATTTTTCTgtttaaaatctttttttttttactcttttggGGTAAGAACCAATCAATGTGGCTTTGACAACAGCATTAGCTTAGTGCCGCAAAGGCTAATGCCAATGGCGGGGGTAGAATGTACGCAACCTTGCCATATTAAATACTGTTTTTGCCAGCTGCCCCAAAAGGAAAATTGAGTCGTGAATTGCACTAAATGAATGGTATTTCGCAAGTCCAAAATATAAAAGCCCAACCAATATAGAAAGAATGCAAGCCTTTAGTTCCGTTGGAAATGGATTACGCGCAAAATTTTTCGCACTTTTTACTCCGTCCCATAACTCAGTCTTCCAAAACAAAAAGGTTTTGAATAGAGTTCTGGGAAATTGCCGTCTGTTTCTCCTAAGGTTTTATTCATCCTGAGTTATGCCCTCTTTGATCATATTATAGGTTGCGAAAATATGTAACAATCTGGCACTGGCTATAAGCATGACCGGCGTGTCAGAAGCCCTTGCCATTGGCCAGTCTTTGGGAGTTCCAGCTAGTATTCTCACCAAGATATTCAACTCTTCCAGTGCTCGCTGCTGGTCTAGGTACCAATTTCTTGATTATATTTTGTAGTTATTGATTATTAACTGCAAATTCTACTGTTTGGTATTAGAAGAATGGGACCCACACTCGCCCGTGAGTGTTTTTGTTTGTTATTTTGCATAAAATGGAATTGTAGTGTACTGATTAGGAAGGTctcaaaaaggaaaaggaaatgaATCTAAACGAATACAAGGACTAGGGCTTTAGCTTATACTAGGACACCTTCGTTGTGGCCTATATCTTAGGAAAacagctgtcggtaggggattctgactcttacaacaacaacaacaacatcagagccttaatcccaaaatgatttggggtcggctgacatgattTGGGATTCTGACTCTTGCGGATGAAAAAACCAAATTTGGGAGGGGTCAatccattaaattgccttcagtaccccgaaggagattgccccagctgtcggtaAGGGATACTCCtgatcaacaccaaaaaaaaaaatttatttcaAAATTCAAATAGAGACCGTAGCTCAGTATATGGAACTAAGGTATAAATAATGAACTCAGATCTGCTTTGTTCGATTGTAGATGGTCTGGCTAAACACTTTGGGGCTATTAGCTGATACGAATCATGCATTTTATGAGTGTCTGCCTGTTCGGTGAAGGCCGGATTTAGGACATTTATGTCGCACACTTGGGCAGTCCATTTCTGATAGAGCCAAAGTTGTAACTTAGTCTTTGATTTCTCAATTGCTGAAAGTATTCTCATTTACTAAATGTCTAAAGCTGAAGCTCGTGACTTGGTCTTTGATTTCTCAATTACTGAACTTCCAAGCATACTAGAAATTTTAATGTGCGTTAAATTTCCAGAAGGTGATTTGGCTAACATGGTGATGCTCTGCAGTGATAGTTATAACCCGGTGCCAGGGGTGATGGAAGGAGTTCCATCTTCGAAGAACTATCAAGGTGGTTTTGCATCTAAGCTTATGGTATGTGTATaggctaatttttttttttttttttttgatatgtGACTTTTGTATTGAACTCGAGGTTACTTGTCTCAATCCAATTCTTTGGACTAAATATTGGAGTATTATATCAGGCTATGGCAAGGGAGACTCATTTTTTGAGTCCTTTCAATGATTTGTTCAGCTTACATTAGGTATTAATGTGATCATATTGTGCAGGCGAAGGACTTGGATTTAGCGGCTGCATCAGCAAAAGAGGCAGATATCAGACACCCATTGACATGCCGAGCACAAGAAATGTAAGATCTTCATATTCAAAAGTATCGTATGAGATGTTTGAGTGTCTTTAGACATTGTCGAGGTTTGGTTATGATCTGAAATGGAATGGTTGCGCACTTTCCCCATTTAGAGTGATATGCCAACAACCTTTTAAGAAACTTCCTAACCCTAACCCATTTCTTCGTACTCTGAGTGGCATATGGTCAAACTTGGGCTAGATCATTTTGACTGAGCTTGAGCTGAGCTTCTGCAAGGATACTGTCGGAATCTTTTTCAATTGTTAAACCCGGAATCCTCAGAAATCAGACTTAGTTAACGTAGATGCTTAACCTCCACCACCTCACAAATAGGCTAGTTTCACTCGAGTTTGTGTTTCTCTGTCTTGGGTACGGATGTGGTACACGAGTATGTATTCAAATGGCAGACCCGACACTGTTTTTGAGACACGGGGTCTGTATTTCCAGGATGGAACCTCTTTTTGGCTTATGAAATAGACTCTCTCCTTGTAGGCGTGACTGAGCTCATTTTATGTCATTAATTTCACAATCCCGAAAATCAAAAATTTTCAGCAAAACTAACTGCAACTTTTTGTCCAATTTGTATGTGGCATATATTCCTCCAGTACCAACTGGTGTACAATAAAATCTTCTTAGGATCGGGAATATTTAGAGACAGCGCCACTTTACGGCACTTTTTTTACTAGTGGACTTTTTATGTGAATATCTTCATTTTTTTAGTCATTCTGCATTTAATCACTGTTTTGCTGTCCAAGTCCATCGCATAAAAGGAATAACAGAAAAAGCGGTTGCTCAGTATTATACCGACCGTCACCTTCAGCAGTGGGACTGAACTATGGAGCAAAACTTTGTAGTAATTTTTATGGAGCTTTGAATTCTTATACTCAACCTGGCAACTTTGTCACTTTCTAAAACATATGAAATCACGGTAGATAATGGTTTTTATCCATTGTAAATACCTACAATGAACTATGCGACCCTCATTATATGTTTATCAGCCGTGAGTCCGTGACCTAGATTAAATCTGAAACTTGCTAAATTTTATCTGGAAGTATAACTTTTGGCTATTCCATTGTCACTGATAAATCTCTTTTCGTATTTTCTCAGATTCCATGATATATGCAAAGAAGGCAACGAATCAAAAGATTTTTCCTGTGTCTTTCGGGAATATTACGGTGGAAAGGACGAGTTTTCCCactgaagatgctccataatatAACACTGGTAAATTTTTCGTCTAAGAGCTTATGTCCTCATTAAAACCGAGATTCTTTTATGAAACCTCATTTACTGGGAATTATTTTTTGTATATTAGGGAAGTAATTATGCATTTAAGCACGTGCTCTAAAATCATGAGAACTTCTGTCGTCTGATTAGTTTACGGACAAGTATGGACAGAGACGAGACTGTGTTAACCGTTAAGAGTGAACACCGTTGCACAGTTACACACACAAAGCAAATAAGGGACTAGACGATTGCTGGATGCAGGGTGCTGGTTTCGAGCTCAAGTCAGAGATCAGCGTTTTATGACTAGAAAAATAGAATAATTGTTGTAATAAAGGTTTACATTATTGTGATATACTGTATATTAATGTTTGAATGAATAACTTGTGATTATCTAAGGATTTGTGCTCTTTTATATGTATTTGTGAAGAACTTGTGATGGTATTTAAGATCTTCATTTTCCTATTTTACTTTCGAAATAATGGGGAGGACCTGAATTTTAGGTTCTTTTAGCGATAAGGATTCGAACTATTTCTGTTTAGCGATGAGGACCTTCATTCGCAATGGGGGCACACAAGACGACCAAAATCAAAATTTACGAACAATATTGTTCACAACAATCATAAATCCTTCGGTTAGTGGACTATACATGAACAACTAATGGTGTAATTTCAGAGCTTTGTAATAAAGTTTTAAAGTTTTATTTTAAAGATTATTAGCTTTACTATCAAGACATCTGATGTATAATCTTTTTTTCTTAAATCCTTTGGCATG
This sequence is a window from Silene latifolia isolate original U9 population chromosome 8, ASM4854445v1, whole genome shotgun sequence. Protein-coding genes within it:
- the LOC141596262 gene encoding putative 3-hydroxyisobutyrate dehydrogenase, mitochondrial isoform X2, translated to MGSHMAMNLVKSGYEVSVCDINVTAVKPFLEKGVPVRQNPAELAEASDVVITMLPSSSHVTNVYTGLNGLLQSSSSLRPWLFIDCSTIDPLTSRKVSLSVSDCALKEKLDFPERPMMLDAPVSGGILAAEAASLTFMVGGPEEAFKAAESLFLSMGRASIYCGGAGNGSVAKICNNLALAISMTGVSEALAIGQSLGVPASILTKIFNSSSARCWSSDSYNPVPGVMEGVPSSKNYQGGFASKLMAKDLDLAAASAKEADIRHPLTCRAQEIFHDICKEGNESKDFSCVFREYYGGKDEFSH